Part of the Halorhabdus utahensis DSM 12940 genome, TCGAAGACGTCGACCGGGCAGTCCTCCAGACACGCGCCATCCGCCAGGCAGATGTCGAAGTCGACGGCGACGTGGGTCCCGTGAATACCGAGCGTCTCTGGTTCCTCGACGGGGCCCCAGACATCGTGGTCCTCGTGTTCGTCGACGACGTCGCGGTTCTGGGCGAACTCCGGATCGATTGGCATACAATGAGGT contains:
- a CDS encoding 4Fe-4S dicluster domain-containing protein yields the protein MPIDPEFAQNRDVVDEHEDHDVWGPVEEPETLGIHGTHVAVDFDICLADGACLEDCPVDVFEWVETPGHPESERKADPANETQCIDCMLCVDVCPVDAIDVNPARADD